Genomic DNA from Methanobacterium bryantii:
AGTAATTACATCTCAACAGAAGATAAAACAATCGCTGGAAGAACTGTACCTGCTGGGTCTTGGATTAAAGAATTGATGATTACTGATGATGACATTATTGAAATGATTAAATCTAATCAATTGAATGGTGTGTCCCCTAATTTTAGATTACATGTAAATGCAACCTGCTTAAAAGAAGTACAGGATGTTAAAGGTAATTTATTTTACAACAAAGACATTGAGAACAAAGAATGCATGAAACCTGTCTTTTTATCGTTGGTTGATGAACCGGCTAATGAATATGGCTTAAATGTGTATTCTTATGATAAATATCTTGAAAAAAGTAGAAAATCCAAAAATGGAGGTAAACCCATGGTTAATAAATTTAAGGAAATGTTAAAAAGTTTCGGTGAATCTGTTGTCAATTATGCTGATGGAATGGATGACTCTGAAACTGTTGAAATGGAAAAAGCAGATGAAACCACAGAAACTGAATCTACAACAGAAAATACTGCAACTGAAACAACTACAGAATCAGTTGCAAATGAGAATGTACTCTCCGAAGAAAACTCATTTGAAGAAATAGAAAACAAAGTGAAGGCAGCAGTACAGGATAAATACTTCCCTGAAGACGAAAATGGAAATAAAACATATATTGGACTTGCATTAACTTTTAGTGATGCTGTAGTCATCCAAGAGTGGGATGAGGACAAATATTACAAAGTAGATTATAGCATTGATGGAGACACTGTAACATTAGGTGAATTACAGGAAGTTGAACTAAAATATGTGGTTAAAGGTTCAGAAGATGACACTACACAGACAGAATCTACAACTGAAACTACAACCGAAACAGCAG
This window encodes:
- a CDS encoding XkdF-like putative serine protease domain-containing protein; this translates as MECVVLANGETDPELYKDSQGDTWDHKTIKQVFTTEANQSSHDLFHEKQKVEGVTTISNYISTEDKTIAGRTVPAGSWIKELMITDDDIIEMIKSNQLNGVSPNFRLHVNATCLKEVQDVKGNLFYNKDIENKECMKPVFLSLVDEPANEYGLNVYSYDKYLEKSRKSKNGGKPMVNKFKEMLKSFGESVVNYADGMDDSETVEMEKADETTETESTTENTATETTTESVANENVLSEENSFEEIENKVKAAVQDKYFPEDENGNKTYIGLALTFSDAVVIQEWDEDKYYKVDYSIDGDTVTLGELQEVELKYVVKGSEDDTTQTESTTETTTETAAESQKSKQPKIKMPKIKINETKLDDTELEKGKEERVNHLGFPIKSTKELAKNSFNF